A stretch of Mycobacterium sp. ITM-2016-00316 DNA encodes these proteins:
- a CDS encoding Gfo/Idh/MocA family protein has protein sequence MSPLRIGVLGASRIAEVAIVGPAAELGHRLVAVAARDRGRAETFADKYGVERVLDSYQDVIDDPQVDVIYNPLANALHAPWNLAAIAAGKPVLSEKPFARDHSEAVRVARAAEAAGVPVLEGFHYFFHPVTRRAFRLSGDGELGEIRRVEVRMAMPAPGDDDPRWSLDLAGGALMDLGCYGLHIMRSLGRLGLGDPAVTRARAELRSPGVDARCDVELEFPNGATGRSTNSMVAPGYSFTLKIIGSAGEAFVHDFIHPAADDRLTLTTAGGTTVERHGTRPSYSHQLEAFAAHVQSGAPLPFGVDDAVANMALVDAAYRAAGLEPR, from the coding sequence ATGAGCCCACTCCGGATCGGGGTGCTCGGCGCTTCCCGGATCGCGGAGGTGGCGATCGTCGGTCCCGCGGCCGAACTCGGTCACCGCCTGGTGGCCGTGGCGGCCCGGGACCGCGGTCGCGCCGAGACCTTCGCCGACAAGTACGGCGTCGAGCGCGTGCTGGATTCCTACCAGGACGTGATCGACGACCCGCAGGTCGACGTGATCTACAACCCGCTGGCCAACGCATTGCACGCGCCGTGGAATCTTGCCGCCATCGCGGCGGGCAAACCGGTGCTGAGCGAAAAGCCGTTTGCCCGCGACCATTCCGAGGCGGTTCGGGTGGCCCGTGCCGCCGAGGCGGCCGGTGTGCCGGTGCTGGAGGGATTCCATTACTTTTTCCACCCGGTGACCCGCCGGGCGTTCCGGCTGTCGGGTGACGGTGAGCTGGGTGAGATCCGCCGGGTCGAGGTCCGGATGGCGATGCCCGCACCCGGCGACGACGATCCGCGCTGGTCTCTGGATCTGGCCGGCGGTGCGCTGATGGACCTCGGCTGTTACGGCCTGCACATCATGCGGAGCCTGGGCAGGCTCGGGCTGGGCGATCCGGCCGTCACCCGGGCGCGCGCCGAACTGCGCTCCCCCGGTGTCGACGCACGCTGCGATGTCGAGCTCGAGTTCCCCAACGGAGCAACCGGACGGTCCACCAATTCGATGGTGGCGCCCGGCTATTCGTTCACGTTGAAGATCATCGGCAGCGCCGGTGAGGCCTTCGTGCACGATTTCATCCACCCCGCCGCCGACGACCGGCTGACCCTGACCACCGCCGGCGGCACCACCGTCGAGCGGCACGGCACCCGGCCGTCCTACAGCCATCAGCTGGAAGCCTTCGCCGCGCACGTGCAGAGCGGTGCGCCGCTGCCGTTCGGGGTCGATGACGCGGTGGCCAATATGGCATTGGTGGACGCGGCCTACCGGGCGGCCGGCCTCGAGCCGAGGTAG
- a CDS encoding sugar phosphate isomerase/epimerase gives MSMSTSIKTGGQERSDRGIKIAGAPISWGVCEVPGWGFQLEPDRVLTEMRGVGLTATELGPEGFLPTDTDELKSVLAQHQLACVGGFVPVVLHKADHDPADDLAGPLDSLVAAGAGVVVLAAATGADGYDSRPVLDEPQWATLLTNVDRLAGIVADRGLLAVLHPHVGTMVETRAEVDRVLAGSSIPLCLDTGHLLIGGTDPLELAKAVPQRIAHTHLKDVDAALAAKVQSGELSYTDAVKAGMYTPLGTGDIDIAAIVRILRDNGFDGWFVMEQDTILEGAPDGDGPLADVRASVAYLNSVTG, from the coding sequence ATGAGCATGAGCACGAGCATCAAGACCGGCGGGCAGGAGCGCAGCGACCGGGGAATCAAGATCGCCGGTGCACCCATATCCTGGGGCGTGTGCGAGGTCCCCGGCTGGGGTTTCCAGCTCGAACCCGATCGTGTGCTCACCGAGATGCGCGGTGTCGGTTTGACCGCCACCGAGCTCGGTCCGGAGGGGTTCCTGCCCACCGACACCGACGAGCTGAAATCCGTTCTGGCGCAGCATCAACTGGCCTGCGTGGGCGGTTTCGTCCCGGTGGTGCTCCACAAGGCCGACCACGATCCGGCCGATGACCTTGCCGGACCACTCGATTCATTGGTGGCCGCGGGTGCCGGCGTGGTGGTGCTGGCCGCCGCCACCGGTGCCGACGGCTACGATTCGCGTCCGGTGCTCGACGAACCGCAATGGGCCACCCTGCTCACCAATGTGGACAGGCTGGCCGGGATCGTCGCCGACCGGGGTCTGCTCGCGGTCCTGCACCCGCATGTGGGCACCATGGTCGAAACCCGCGCCGAGGTGGACCGGGTGCTGGCCGGATCGTCGATTCCGCTGTGCCTGGACACCGGGCACCTGCTCATCGGTGGCACCGATCCGTTGGAGCTGGCCAAGGCGGTACCGCAGCGCATCGCCCACACCCACCTCAAAGATGTGGACGCCGCGCTGGCCGCCAAGGTGCAGTCCGGGGAGCTGAGCTACACCGACGCCGTGAAGGCCGGGATGTACACGCCGCTGGGAACCGGCGACATTGATATAGCAGCTATCGTCCGCATCTTGCGCGACAACGGCTTCGACGGCTGGTTCGTGATGGAACAGGACACCATCCTCGAGGGCGCACCCGACGGTGACGGACCGCTGGCCGATGTGCGTGCCAGTGTCGCGTACCTGAACAGCGTGACTGGATGA
- a CDS encoding nuclear transport factor 2 family protein — protein MTTAVSESRNIVATKAIYAAIPAGDLQTALDLLDPEVRITYYGVDAIPYAGDYRGIDEAVAFFTTVGQTIAITEMEAWKFIAQGDDLAAWGRQRFRLLATGYEWESEFAHIITLRAGRWLYFRDFMNSARTLQAFTR, from the coding sequence ATGACCACCGCCGTCAGTGAGTCGCGCAATATCGTTGCGACGAAAGCCATTTACGCCGCGATTCCGGCGGGCGATCTGCAGACCGCACTGGATCTGCTGGATCCGGAGGTGCGCATCACCTACTACGGCGTCGACGCAATCCCGTACGCGGGCGACTACCGCGGCATCGACGAAGCCGTGGCCTTCTTCACCACGGTGGGGCAGACGATCGCCATCACCGAGATGGAGGCGTGGAAGTTCATCGCCCAGGGTGACGATCTGGCGGCCTGGGGCCGCCAGCGGTTCCGCCTACTCGCGACGGGCTACGAATGGGAATCGGAGTTCGCGCACATCATCACCTTGCGCGCCGGTCGCTGGCTGTACTTCCGGGATTTCATGAATTCGGCGCGCACGCTGCAGGCGTTCACCCGTTGA
- a CDS encoding cytochrome P450, whose product MSSTTVSALDLLTTAQGIANPYPLYDQLRSLSPVAGYRDWPPGTIPGADEPVTAWALFRYDQIFEAARDSATFSSRDPLQEASSAPSLMLVNTDPPKHEVERKLVSQAFSPRRVKRLEGWLGELIPRLLDELGTGDVEVMEFAAEIPTRAMVRLLGLPEGDHVRFRQWANAFMLSSSLTPEERIASNEEMVTTFATRLAEHTARLAESPPTGDVEDAEDLISALLRAEVGGQRLTPEEILRFCVTLVVAGSETTTFLIGNLLHAMAREPEITARMRAERSLVNAFVEESMRLDGPPQRLFRIATRDVEVGGKLIRKGEWVALFFGSANRDPAVFADPDVLDIDRPNIRQQLSMGHGLHFCLGAALARLEVVAVLNAVLDRYQTIALTDDPGTKQTASLLTHAYVRLPLHLS is encoded by the coding sequence ATGTCATCCACCACTGTCTCGGCTCTGGATCTGCTGACCACCGCGCAGGGCATCGCCAACCCGTATCCGCTGTACGACCAATTGCGGTCGTTGTCGCCGGTGGCGGGCTATCGGGACTGGCCACCGGGGACGATTCCCGGAGCCGACGAGCCCGTCACGGCGTGGGCATTGTTTCGCTACGACCAGATCTTCGAAGCCGCCCGGGACAGCGCGACGTTCTCATCGCGTGATCCGCTCCAGGAGGCGTCGTCGGCACCGAGCCTGATGCTCGTCAACACCGACCCTCCGAAACACGAGGTAGAGCGGAAGTTGGTGAGCCAGGCGTTCTCGCCCCGCCGGGTCAAGCGGCTCGAGGGATGGCTCGGCGAACTGATCCCGCGCCTGCTCGACGAGCTCGGCACGGGCGATGTCGAGGTGATGGAGTTCGCCGCCGAGATTCCCACCCGCGCGATGGTGCGTCTGCTCGGATTGCCCGAAGGGGACCACGTCCGGTTCCGGCAATGGGCAAACGCGTTCATGCTCTCGTCGTCACTGACCCCCGAGGAACGCATCGCCAGCAACGAGGAGATGGTCACGACGTTCGCCACCCGGCTCGCCGAGCACACCGCCCGGTTGGCCGAAAGCCCACCCACCGGCGATGTCGAGGATGCCGAGGACCTCATTTCGGCGCTGCTGCGCGCCGAGGTCGGCGGGCAGCGTCTCACCCCCGAGGAGATCCTCCGGTTCTGTGTCACGCTGGTGGTCGCCGGCAGTGAAACGACCACATTCCTGATCGGCAACCTCCTGCACGCGATGGCGCGCGAACCCGAGATCACCGCGCGAATGCGTGCCGAGCGCTCGTTGGTGAACGCCTTCGTCGAGGAATCGATGCGACTGGACGGGCCGCCGCAGCGGCTCTTTCGGATCGCCACCCGCGATGTCGAAGTCGGCGGGAAGCTGATCCGCAAGGGTGAGTGGGTCGCGCTGTTCTTCGGTTCGGCCAACCGGGACCCGGCCGTGTTCGCCGATCCCGACGTGCTGGACATCGATCGGCCGAATATCCGCCAGCAGCTGTCGATGGGACACGGTCTGCACTTCTGCCTCGGCGCAGCACTGGCCCGCCTGGAAGTGGTGGCCGTGCTCAACGCGGTGCTCGACAGGTACCAGACGATTGCGCTGACCGACGACCCGGGCACCAAGCAAACGGCGAGCCTGCTGACCCATGCCTACGTTCGTCTCCCCCTGCACCTGTCATGA
- a CDS encoding MCE family protein, which yields MRLDRRIQIQLVVFTVIATVAISVMGLHFMKLPAKLFGVGRYTVIVQLPQTGGLYSGGNVTYRGTEVGRVDEVRLTPAGVEAVLSLKSGIDVPSDLRAEVHSQSAIGEQYVALLPRTGEARPLRDGDVIPLADTSVPPNVNTLLADANAGLRAVPRDNLKTVVYESYVAVGGLGPELSRIVDSSTDLAIEARENLDPMIALIEQSQPVLDSQTRTSEAIQAWAAQLATVTAQLQTHDETVARIIQDGGATADSVRQLIERVKPTLPVVLANLVSVGQVALTYHDNIEQLLVLFPAVVSAEQAGLVANVDTKQDYKGQYLSFNLNINLPPPCTTGFLPAQQQRSAVFEDAPERPPGDLYCRVPQDSPLNVRGAHNIPCATRPGKRAPTVAMCESDETYVPLNDGFNWKGDPNATTSGQQVPQLPPAAGPQAPPPALPAAAYDPATGSYVGPDGRTYTQTDLVPGAPKDQTWQTMLLPPGN from the coding sequence ATGCGACTCGACAGGCGAATACAGATCCAGCTCGTGGTGTTCACGGTGATCGCTACGGTGGCGATCAGTGTGATGGGCCTGCACTTCATGAAGCTGCCGGCCAAGCTCTTCGGCGTCGGCCGATACACGGTCATCGTCCAGTTGCCCCAGACCGGAGGACTCTACAGCGGAGGAAACGTCACGTATCGGGGCACCGAGGTGGGTCGGGTCGATGAGGTGCGGCTGACACCGGCGGGGGTGGAGGCGGTGCTCTCGCTGAAGTCCGGTATCGACGTCCCCTCCGACCTGCGGGCGGAGGTGCACAGCCAGTCGGCGATCGGCGAGCAGTACGTGGCGTTGCTGCCGCGCACCGGCGAGGCCCGGCCACTGCGGGACGGCGATGTCATTCCGCTCGCCGACACGTCGGTGCCGCCCAACGTCAATACCCTGCTTGCCGACGCAAACGCCGGACTGCGGGCGGTGCCGCGCGACAATCTCAAGACCGTCGTCTACGAGTCCTATGTAGCGGTGGGTGGACTCGGTCCGGAGCTTTCTCGGATCGTGGACAGTTCAACCGATCTCGCCATCGAGGCCCGCGAAAACCTCGACCCGATGATTGCGCTGATCGAGCAGTCACAGCCCGTCCTGGATTCGCAGACTCGCACCTCGGAGGCGATCCAGGCATGGGCAGCGCAGCTGGCCACGGTGACCGCGCAACTGCAGACCCACGATGAAACCGTCGCCCGTATCATCCAGGACGGGGGCGCGACCGCCGATTCGGTGCGCCAACTTATCGAGCGGGTGAAGCCGACGCTGCCGGTCGTGCTGGCCAACCTGGTCAGCGTGGGGCAGGTTGCGCTGACCTACCACGACAACATCGAACAACTTCTGGTTCTCTTCCCGGCCGTCGTGTCGGCAGAGCAGGCCGGCCTGGTGGCCAACGTCGACACCAAACAGGACTACAAGGGCCAGTACCTGAGCTTCAACCTGAACATCAACCTGCCGCCGCCATGCACCACCGGTTTCCTGCCCGCGCAGCAGCAACGCTCGGCAGTCTTCGAGGATGCGCCCGAGCGCCCACCCGGTGACCTGTACTGCCGTGTTCCGCAGGATTCGCCACTCAATGTCCGTGGTGCGCACAATATTCCGTGCGCGACCAGGCCGGGTAAGCGAGCTCCCACCGTCGCCATGTGCGAGAGCGACGAGACCTATGTACCGCTCAACGACGGATTCAACTGGAAGGGGGATCCGAACGCGACGACATCGGGTCAGCAGGTGCCGCAGCTACCGCCGGCAGCCGGGCCGCAAGCGCCACCACCCGCGTTGCCCGCCGCCGCATACGACCCGGCGACCGGTAGTTATGTCGGGCCCGACGGCCGCACCTACACCCAGACGGACCTGGTGCCGGGCGCGCCGAAAGACCAGACCTGGCAGACGATGCTGCTGCCGCCGGGGAACTGA
- a CDS encoding LuxR C-terminal-related transcriptional regulator, with translation MTDISETPSIGDLADGDHPGWASRQPEESAAARRYRETFECCDIDPTDDPMTVVAEAVDAKVTVVRGALEALGDEAALNALEAVLDLASMERELIEDGARRRTFALLQVQEALSKLRVVDDVATIVDRAPRELVESCGFDRAVLFRVHESRMVMESAYFGDDRDGAEKMVAFAQSVAPPLNHMLLETEMIRRHAPAIVRDARNDPRVNRPIVDFSMTHSYVAAPVMPTGKVIGFLHADRLYSGRLVDDIDRDTVWAFAEGFGYAYERTVLLERTRRQHAEVRRALNAADEAVRALQDADLDLRKIEPVERSPAAQSLAEVHTRVLSMLTRREVEVLRLMAAGRTNQQIADELVISTGTVKSHVKRVLRKLRATNRAEAASAYVRLATAPAQGSQLH, from the coding sequence GTGACCGACATCTCCGAGACGCCCTCCATCGGTGATCTGGCCGACGGTGACCACCCGGGTTGGGCGTCGCGGCAGCCGGAGGAATCCGCAGCTGCCCGGCGCTATCGGGAGACGTTCGAGTGTTGTGATATCGACCCGACCGACGACCCGATGACCGTGGTGGCGGAGGCGGTCGACGCGAAGGTGACAGTGGTGCGCGGCGCGTTGGAAGCACTCGGCGACGAGGCGGCACTCAACGCGCTCGAGGCGGTGCTGGACCTCGCGTCGATGGAGCGTGAGCTGATCGAGGACGGTGCGCGGCGGCGCACCTTCGCGCTGCTGCAGGTGCAGGAAGCGCTCAGCAAGCTGCGCGTCGTCGACGATGTCGCCACCATCGTCGACCGGGCGCCCCGCGAGCTGGTCGAGTCCTGCGGGTTCGACCGCGCCGTGCTCTTCCGCGTGCACGAGAGCCGGATGGTCATGGAGTCGGCGTATTTCGGCGACGACCGTGACGGGGCGGAGAAGATGGTCGCCTTCGCCCAGTCGGTGGCTCCGCCGCTCAACCACATGCTGCTCGAGACCGAGATGATTCGCAGGCATGCACCCGCGATCGTTCGTGACGCCCGCAATGATCCGCGCGTCAACCGGCCCATCGTCGACTTCTCGATGACGCACTCCTATGTGGCCGCGCCGGTGATGCCGACGGGCAAGGTGATCGGGTTCCTGCACGCTGACCGGCTCTATTCGGGCCGTCTGGTGGACGACATCGACCGCGACACGGTGTGGGCCTTCGCCGAGGGTTTCGGTTACGCCTACGAACGCACGGTGCTGTTGGAGAGAACGCGTCGCCAGCATGCCGAGGTGCGGCGCGCATTGAACGCGGCCGACGAGGCTGTGCGTGCGTTGCAGGACGCTGACCTGGACCTGCGCAAGATCGAACCGGTGGAGCGCAGCCCGGCCGCGCAGTCGCTGGCCGAGGTGCACACCCGGGTGCTGTCGATGCTGACACGTCGCGAGGTCGAGGTGCTCCGCCTGATGGCCGCCGGCCGGACCAATCAGCAGATCGCCGACGAACTCGTGATCTCAACGGGGACGGTGAAGTCGCACGTCAAGCGGGTTCTGCGAAAACTGCGGGCCACCAACCGTGCCGAGGCGGCGTCTGCGTACGTGCGGTTGGCAACCGCTCCGGCACAAGGCAGCCAGCTGCACTGA